Proteins from one Desulfomonile tiedjei genomic window:
- the rpmE gene encoding 50S ribosomal protein L31, protein MKEGIHPEYSESVFKCACGAEVHTVSSKPEYKVEICSACHPFFTGKQKLVDSAGRVERFMKKYADAKVSTGKKPAKTTRKKVEPAAKKLRIKKEKAAPAKK, encoded by the coding sequence ATGAAAGAGGGAATTCATCCCGAATATAGCGAATCAGTTTTCAAGTGCGCTTGCGGCGCTGAGGTCCATACGGTCTCCTCGAAGCCCGAGTACAAAGTTGAAATTTGTTCGGCCTGCCACCCATTTTTCACCGGGAAGCAGAAACTTGTGGACAGCGCTGGAAGAGTCGAGCGGTTTATGAAGAAATATGCAGACGCGAAAGTCTCCACGGGGAAAAAGCCCGCTAAGACAACTCGCAAGAAAGTCGAACCGGCCGCCAAAAAGCTGCGAATCAAAAAAGAAAAGGCTGCGCCTGCCAAGAAATAG
- a CDS encoding DUF1385 domain-containing protein, protein MLISNHSSGEGSTSQIKVGGQAVIEGIMMRAPKTFTVVVRKPDGELAIREDRWYSPMEKWPTLKKPLLRGCIVLYEALFNGIQALTYSAQEALGEEEEKLGPWALTGTIALALGAAMLLFVVVPHLATLGIGVLTGADLGVRSIWFHVIDGVIKVSIFVGYIVLISLLKEIRRVFQYHGAEHKSIHAYEKGDELTVENARKYPCLHARCGTAFLLLVLVFSIFLFTAVFPFLPKDLFGSKIATNAFYIVVKIFLLLPIAGCSYEIIRMAERLNNPILNALLLPGMWLQKLTTREPSDDQIEVALVALRTTLEKEEMRAKSEASA, encoded by the coding sequence ATGTTAATTAGCAACCACTCCTCAGGCGAAGGCAGTACCAGTCAAATCAAAGTCGGGGGGCAGGCCGTCATAGAAGGAATTATGATGCGGGCCCCGAAAACGTTCACCGTGGTGGTCCGCAAGCCGGATGGAGAACTGGCGATTCGTGAGGATCGCTGGTACTCCCCGATGGAAAAGTGGCCGACGCTGAAGAAGCCTCTGTTGAGGGGCTGTATAGTCTTGTACGAAGCCCTTTTCAACGGGATTCAGGCGCTTACATACTCCGCTCAGGAAGCGCTGGGCGAAGAAGAGGAAAAGCTTGGACCTTGGGCATTGACCGGGACCATAGCTCTGGCGCTTGGCGCTGCAATGCTCTTGTTTGTTGTGGTGCCTCACCTGGCAACGCTGGGGATAGGAGTCCTTACCGGGGCCGATCTGGGCGTAAGGAGCATCTGGTTCCACGTCATTGACGGCGTGATCAAAGTCAGCATTTTCGTGGGCTATATAGTTCTGATTTCGCTATTGAAAGAAATACGACGGGTATTTCAGTACCACGGCGCTGAGCACAAGTCGATTCATGCGTACGAGAAAGGCGACGAGCTGACAGTCGAGAATGCTCGAAAATATCCTTGCCTGCACGCACGCTGCGGCACAGCTTTTTTACTGCTGGTTCTCGTTTTCAGCATTTTTCTTTTCACAGCGGTATTCCCTTTCCTGCCAAAGGACCTGTTCGGGAGTAAAATCGCAACCAATGCTTTCTACATTGTTGTGAAGATTTTTCTCTTGCTCCCTATTGCAGGATGCTCTTACGAGATTATTAGAATGGCAGAAAGGTTAAATAATCCGATTCTAAATGCGTTGCTCCTTCCCGGCATGTGGCTGCAAAAACTAACCACCAGGGAACCGAGCGACGACCAAATCGAAGTGGCCCTGGTGGCCCTTAGGACAACTCTTGAAAAAGAGGAGATGCGGGCGAAGAGCGAAGCCTCCGCCTGA
- the prfA gene encoding peptide chain release factor 1, with the protein MQVLSKLEELSRRYDELNDELARPEVVSDPEKLKKAAKEQADLDDIIVAYRSLTGVIREIDDLEELVRNEDDPEMVSMAREDLAVLKDRQSQIEAELNLLLLPKDPNDAKNTFLEIRAGTGGEEAALFAADLFRAYGRYAEIRGWRVEVMSSSMAAAGGIKEVIALIHGSGAYSQLKYESGVHRVQRIPTTESQGRIHTSAVTVAVLPEADDVEVAIDPKELKIDVYRSSGPGGQSVNTTDSAVRVTHLPTGIVVTCQDEKSQHKNKAKALKILKARILDRMEQERQSEISKERKSQVGSGDRSERIRTYNFPQNRVSDHRIGLTLYKLDMVMDGKLDELIEPLAIHFQTEAIKENLAH; encoded by the coding sequence ATGCAAGTACTCTCGAAACTGGAAGAACTGAGCCGACGCTACGACGAACTCAATGATGAGCTTGCCAGGCCTGAAGTTGTCTCCGATCCCGAGAAGCTTAAGAAGGCGGCAAAGGAACAAGCCGATCTGGACGATATTATCGTGGCGTACAGGTCTCTTACTGGCGTAATCCGAGAAATCGACGATCTGGAAGAGCTGGTCCGCAACGAAGACGATCCTGAAATGGTCAGCATGGCCAGGGAGGACCTGGCCGTACTGAAGGACCGGCAGTCTCAAATCGAGGCGGAGCTTAATCTTCTCCTGCTGCCCAAAGATCCGAACGACGCGAAGAACACTTTCCTGGAAATCCGGGCGGGCACAGGGGGCGAGGAAGCCGCCCTGTTCGCTGCCGATCTGTTCCGGGCCTATGGCCGTTACGCTGAAATCCGGGGTTGGCGAGTGGAGGTAATGTCCTCTTCCATGGCGGCCGCGGGCGGCATAAAGGAAGTAATCGCCCTAATACACGGCTCCGGCGCTTATTCGCAGCTAAAATACGAAAGCGGGGTCCATAGAGTCCAGAGGATACCTACCACTGAGTCTCAGGGCCGAATCCACACTTCAGCGGTTACAGTTGCGGTGCTCCCTGAGGCGGACGATGTGGAAGTGGCCATCGATCCAAAGGAATTGAAAATCGACGTGTACCGATCCTCCGGTCCTGGCGGCCAGAGCGTGAATACCACGGATTCGGCCGTGAGAGTCACGCACTTGCCTACCGGCATTGTGGTTACCTGCCAGGACGAGAAATCGCAGCATAAGAATAAGGCAAAGGCTCTGAAGATCCTGAAGGCCAGAATCCTGGACCGCATGGAACAGGAAAGGCAATCCGAAATCAGCAAGGAGAGAAAGAGCCAGGTAGGATCAGGAGATCGATCGGAGCGTATCAGGACTTATAACTTCCCTCAAAACCGTGTCAGCGATCACCGAATTGGTCTGACGCTGTATAAGTTGGACATGGTTATGGACGGCAAGCTGGATGAACTGATCGAGCCTCTTGCAATTCATTTCCAGACCGAAGCCATAAAAGAAAATCTTGCCCACTAA
- a CDS encoding radical SAM protein codes for MKSALVLVPPNIASMDSAAGGRFQATYNADGSAASHWIPLWICYAAGAVPTGRAMDCNVEGSSREQFLETVPDYDIYVFYANQETVAYDHETARLLQQTKKNSLIVFAGPYATVVPEKVVSAPGVAAVIRGEVELPLRELCRGLPIAEIRGLTWKDGDEIISNPDADKLEDLDSLPWASRIIRRDLPLLRYRIPYLNYPYISIFSGRGCPSHCTYCLWPQTVAGHRYRKRSISDVAAEMIWIHSALPQIKEIQIEDDTFTCERDRVLELCDDLQGKGITWSCCSRHDLPVEVLARMKQAGARNLVVGFESGNDEILKRVKKGVNTGQAKTFMENCRKVGLRVHGCFVFGLPGETRDTMRQTLDYALELRPNTVQFAIAAAYEGTVFNSYLKEMGFLRQEDGITKTGHLSARYDYPDLSAEEINQFNYSAWKSYYLRPSTIFQGAVSALTNIEDAKRFVHGVKYIGQYLLMKQPHAK; via the coding sequence ATGAAAAGCGCTCTCGTGCTGGTCCCTCCAAACATTGCCAGCATGGACTCCGCCGCGGGAGGGCGTTTCCAGGCTACTTACAATGCCGACGGGAGCGCAGCGAGCCACTGGATTCCCCTGTGGATATGCTACGCAGCGGGAGCGGTCCCCACAGGCCGAGCCATGGACTGCAATGTGGAAGGAAGCTCCAGAGAGCAGTTCCTGGAAACCGTCCCGGATTACGACATCTACGTTTTCTACGCCAACCAGGAGACCGTGGCGTACGATCATGAGACTGCCCGGCTGCTCCAACAAACCAAGAAAAACTCTCTAATAGTGTTCGCGGGACCGTATGCTACGGTGGTGCCTGAGAAGGTCGTTTCAGCGCCAGGAGTGGCTGCGGTGATTCGGGGGGAAGTGGAGTTGCCGCTGCGGGAGTTGTGCCGCGGTTTGCCGATTGCCGAAATCAGAGGCCTGACATGGAAGGACGGCGACGAAATCATCTCCAACCCCGACGCTGACAAGTTGGAGGACCTGGATTCGCTACCATGGGCTTCTCGGATCATCCGCCGCGACCTGCCTCTGTTACGATATCGCATCCCATACCTTAATTATCCCTATATTTCGATTTTCTCAGGTCGCGGCTGTCCGAGTCATTGCACGTACTGCCTCTGGCCGCAAACGGTAGCGGGCCATCGGTACCGCAAGCGGAGCATATCCGATGTGGCAGCGGAGATGATTTGGATTCACAGCGCCCTACCCCAGATCAAAGAAATCCAGATCGAGGACGACACGTTTACGTGCGAACGCGACCGCGTGTTGGAGCTGTGCGACGATTTGCAAGGCAAGGGTATCACGTGGTCCTGTTGCAGCCGCCACGACCTGCCCGTGGAAGTTTTGGCCCGGATGAAACAAGCCGGCGCGCGTAATCTTGTGGTGGGCTTCGAATCCGGAAACGACGAGATACTCAAAAGGGTCAAAAAAGGTGTCAATACCGGCCAGGCCAAAACGTTCATGGAGAACTGCCGGAAAGTAGGCTTGCGGGTTCACGGATGTTTCGTTTTCGGTCTCCCGGGTGAAACTCGTGACACCATGCGTCAGACCCTTGACTACGCTCTGGAGTTGCGTCCCAATACCGTCCAGTTCGCAATAGCAGCCGCTTACGAAGGGACCGTGTTCAACAGTTATTTGAAAGAAATGGGATTCCTGAGACAAGAAGACGGTATCACCAAGACAGGGCATTTGAGTGCCCGATACGATTACCCTGATTTGTCCGCGGAAGAGATCAACCAATTCAACTACAGCGCGTGGAAATCCTACTATCTCCGACCTTCAACCATCTTCCAAGGGGCTGTTTCCGCGCTCACAAACATCGAAGATGCCAAGCGCTTCGTCCACGGCGTCAAATACATCGGCCAATACCTCCTCATGAAACAACCCCACGCGAAGTGA
- a CDS encoding transposase: MSRRIYDEPGHVHFVTFSCFKRRRLLDDDHAKSIVTGNLARQLAKRESRCFGFVVMPDHVHALLWFPSNGVLSDLIKWWKQRSSFEIKQLLEGRTQRYADAIDLRDPVWQPRYYDFNVYSEEKLLEKLEYMHSNPVKAGFVDVPCDWEFSSARFYATGELVGVPIRSWNEL; encoded by the coding sequence ATGTCACGCCGCATCTACGACGAACCGGGTCATGTCCACTTTGTCACCTTTTCTTGCTTCAAGAGGAGGCGCCTGCTCGATGATGACCATGCCAAGAGCATAGTGACAGGGAATCTCGCACGCCAACTAGCAAAGCGTGAAAGCCGGTGTTTCGGTTTCGTGGTGATGCCGGATCATGTCCACGCACTTTTGTGGTTCCCTAGTAATGGCGTTCTGAGTGACCTCATAAAGTGGTGGAAGCAACGCAGCTCCTTCGAGATCAAGCAATTGTTGGAAGGGCGTACCCAGCGCTATGCCGACGCGATTGACCTGCGAGATCCAGTCTGGCAACCTCGTTATTACGACTTCAACGTCTACTCTGAGGAGAAGTTGCTCGAAAAGCTGGAATATATGCATTCCAATCCAGTCAAGGCGGGTTTCGTGGACGTCCCGTGTGATTGGGAGTTCAGCTCAGCCAGGTTTTACGCAACAGGCGAGTTAGTTGGGGTGCCGATCAGGTCTTGGAACGAATTGTAA
- a CDS encoding acyl-CoA dehydrogenase family protein — protein sequence MNFDLPKDAELTRKVVREFAEKEIAPVAQELDDKEEFSYDLTRKMGELDFFGPFVSEEYGGSEVGYLNYIITVEEIARIDGSHAATIAAGNSLGIAPIYYFGNEDQKRKWLPDLCKGKILASFGLTEPDAGSDAGASRTSAVLDGNEWVINGSKIFITNSATDMSAVCVVQCVTDSFESEKPEISCILVENGTKGFIAEPMHGKMCWRSSNTGQLTFQDCRVPKDNLLGKRGEGFHQMLKTLDGGRLSIGAMGLGGAQGAFELALDYSKKRTQFGRPIGSFQVNAFKLADMATEIEMARLLLYKACWLMDNNKLIPKIAAMAKLVCSETYYRAANHAVQLHGGYGLMKDYAAERHYRNQKLLDIGEGTSEVQRIVIARSIGVPGRSM from the coding sequence TTGAACTTTGATCTTCCCAAGGATGCGGAACTGACGAGAAAGGTTGTTAGAGAGTTCGCGGAAAAGGAGATAGCTCCTGTCGCACAGGAGTTGGATGACAAGGAAGAATTCTCGTACGACCTGACCCGCAAGATGGGCGAACTGGATTTTTTCGGACCGTTTGTGTCCGAGGAATACGGCGGCAGCGAGGTCGGATACCTCAACTATATCATCACTGTCGAGGAGATCGCACGGATCGACGGGTCCCATGCGGCCACCATAGCGGCCGGCAACTCTCTCGGAATAGCCCCGATTTACTATTTCGGAAATGAAGACCAGAAGCGGAAGTGGCTCCCGGACCTGTGCAAAGGCAAGATCCTGGCTTCATTCGGACTCACGGAGCCTGATGCAGGATCGGATGCAGGCGCTTCAAGGACCTCGGCGGTCCTGGACGGCAACGAGTGGGTAATCAATGGCAGCAAAATCTTCATAACGAACTCGGCTACCGACATGAGCGCGGTTTGCGTAGTCCAATGCGTGACTGACAGTTTCGAGTCCGAGAAGCCGGAGATAAGCTGCATTCTGGTGGAAAATGGGACCAAAGGCTTCATCGCGGAACCCATGCACGGCAAGATGTGCTGGAGGTCTTCCAACACGGGACAGCTTACGTTCCAGGATTGCCGGGTGCCGAAAGATAACCTGCTCGGCAAGCGCGGTGAAGGTTTTCATCAAATGCTGAAAACTCTGGACGGTGGCCGCCTGTCCATTGGAGCGATGGGGCTCGGCGGGGCCCAGGGAGCGTTTGAATTAGCCCTGGATTACTCAAAGAAAAGGACCCAGTTCGGGAGGCCTATCGGATCTTTTCAGGTGAACGCGTTCAAGCTGGCAGACATGGCCACCGAGATAGAGATGGCCCGACTGCTCCTTTACAAGGCTTGCTGGCTGATGGATAATAATAAATTGATCCCCAAGATCGCAGCCATGGCCAAGCTCGTGTGCTCCGAGACCTATTACCGCGCGGCAAATCACGCGGTTCAACTGCACGGCGGATATGGTCTCATGAAAGACTATGCAGCGGAGCGGCACTACAGGAACCAGAAACTGCTCGACATTGGCGAAGGCACTTCGGAGGTTCAGCGAATCGTGATCGCCAGAAGCATTGGAGTGCCCGGCAGGTCCATGTAG
- a CDS encoding helix-turn-helix transcriptional regulator has product MEDEKKHASYERFRETVDQYGEAKGHDFLTDPDAEAAAKERVESDEAVHHGQRLQAARKQRGFSLEELAARSGIDQATLAQMEAGEAILPLGQLIKLSKALSLKMADVISKGEEAFTIVRAGNRQSFSRFGKAKQASHGYEYESLAPNKKDRLMEPFIVTLHPAVADEPSSHDGQEFIYVLEGEMEVLVDNTRDVLGPGDAIYYDSTSMHLVKAHGDRPAKILAVLIS; this is encoded by the coding sequence ATGGAAGACGAAAAGAAACATGCTTCCTACGAGCGTTTTCGGGAGACGGTAGACCAATACGGAGAAGCCAAAGGGCACGATTTCCTCACCGATCCCGATGCCGAAGCCGCGGCCAAGGAAAGGGTCGAAAGCGATGAAGCGGTCCATCATGGGCAAAGACTTCAAGCGGCCAGAAAGCAGAGAGGCTTTTCGCTGGAAGAGCTTGCGGCCAGGTCAGGAATAGACCAGGCTACACTGGCTCAGATGGAAGCCGGCGAAGCCATTCTGCCGCTCGGTCAGTTGATCAAGTTGAGCAAGGCGCTTTCCCTCAAAATGGCGGACGTGATCTCGAAAGGCGAGGAAGCTTTTACCATAGTTCGCGCGGGCAACCGTCAGAGCTTTAGCCGATTCGGTAAAGCAAAACAGGCCAGCCACGGTTACGAATACGAATCATTGGCCCCGAACAAGAAAGACAGGCTTATGGAGCCGTTCATCGTCACTCTTCATCCGGCTGTGGCTGACGAACCTTCTTCACATGACGGCCAGGAGTTCATTTACGTCCTCGAGGGTGAGATGGAGGTGCTGGTAGACAACACTCGTGACGTGCTGGGACCTGGCGATGCGATCTACTACGATTCCACCAGCATGCACCTGGTGAAAGCTCACGGGGACCGTCCCGCGAAAATCCTGGCGGTTCTTATAAGTTAA
- a CDS encoding (Fe-S)-binding protein: protein MAIVEPADFPIAGVPAPVLILVVLAAALCLFSFIMFRRIELLRKGKPDPRFSNIGERIWMMIAYGFGQLRQPRYLGAGILHILLFAGFMILSLRSLTMIGLGFSSEFHLPLLSGTAGFSYEVLKDYVVLMVLAVCIIAIIRRAVFRPARYEHPGIAGHENEAFIILGLVAALMVTDMVYDGSALKAAGTAGQAGLFPAATLAASIMPAAGSTALDFLHIGGYWAHILVFFGLLNYLPISKHFHVITAIPNVFFANLNKGAIKPVQCGVNDWMDLPECGTGSFEGFTWKHVLDFYSCADCGRCSDNCPATTVGRALSPKMISIKARDYAYKYFPVFGSAPDPGEIKLIGDIITDKEIWACTTCGACERECPIFIQYIDKIVDMRRYLLDQGDVPQSLQKPMQQIKKKGNAYGGSKQKRAAWAKELEGIEVKELKKGDATDLLFFVDSCGSFDPRIQEISKAFARILSRADVDFGILGQDETDSGNEIRRLGEEGLFEQVSQKNIEAFEAREFKEIVAFDPHAFNTIKNEYPGHLPIVHAGQLIARFLRQGEIKLSGDYLAGKTVTYHDPCYLGRHNNIYEDPRYVLGQIPGIRLHEMERSRSRSFCCSGGGLLLWYENEEEKERMGERRVHMAEEVGAQVIVTACPFCLINLEDAIKTTGNEGKMEVIDLVELVDRSMA, encoded by the coding sequence ATGGCAATAGTTGAGCCGGCAGATTTTCCCATCGCCGGAGTTCCCGCCCCTGTTCTAATTCTCGTGGTTCTTGCCGCAGCGTTGTGTTTGTTTTCGTTCATCATGTTCCGCCGAATTGAGCTTCTCAGAAAAGGGAAGCCCGATCCCAGGTTCTCGAACATAGGCGAGCGAATATGGATGATGATTGCTTACGGGTTCGGGCAGCTACGTCAGCCCCGATACCTGGGCGCAGGCATCCTGCACATCTTGCTCTTCGCCGGATTCATGATCCTTTCGCTCCGTTCTCTCACTATGATCGGGCTAGGCTTTTCTTCCGAATTCCACCTTCCCCTGCTGTCCGGGACCGCGGGTTTTTCCTACGAAGTGCTCAAAGACTACGTGGTGCTCATGGTGCTGGCCGTCTGCATTATTGCGATCATCCGCCGCGCGGTGTTCCGGCCGGCCAGATACGAACACCCCGGAATCGCGGGCCACGAGAACGAGGCGTTTATCATTCTGGGCCTGGTCGCGGCTCTGATGGTTACCGACATGGTTTATGACGGCAGTGCCCTGAAAGCTGCCGGGACGGCCGGTCAGGCCGGTTTGTTCCCCGCGGCCACTCTTGCCGCTTCCATCATGCCGGCGGCCGGGTCTACGGCCCTGGATTTTCTCCACATAGGCGGCTACTGGGCGCACATCTTGGTTTTCTTCGGCCTGTTGAACTATTTGCCTATCTCGAAACATTTTCACGTGATCACGGCCATACCGAACGTATTTTTTGCCAACCTGAACAAAGGCGCCATCAAACCTGTCCAGTGCGGAGTGAATGACTGGATGGACCTGCCCGAGTGCGGGACCGGAAGCTTTGAGGGGTTCACTTGGAAGCACGTCCTGGATTTCTATTCGTGCGCGGACTGCGGCAGGTGCAGCGACAATTGCCCGGCCACCACGGTGGGACGTGCCCTCTCGCCTAAGATGATCAGCATTAAAGCTCGGGATTATGCTTACAAGTACTTCCCGGTATTCGGGTCCGCTCCCGATCCGGGTGAAATCAAGCTTATCGGTGACATCATCACCGATAAGGAAATATGGGCCTGCACCACTTGCGGGGCCTGCGAGCGGGAATGCCCCATTTTTATCCAATACATAGACAAGATTGTTGATATGAGGCGCTATCTCCTCGACCAGGGCGATGTGCCTCAATCCCTGCAAAAGCCCATGCAGCAGATCAAGAAGAAGGGCAATGCTTACGGAGGCAGCAAGCAAAAAAGAGCCGCGTGGGCAAAAGAGCTTGAAGGCATCGAAGTCAAAGAGCTGAAGAAAGGCGATGCGACTGATCTGCTCTTTTTTGTGGATAGCTGCGGATCGTTTGACCCGAGGATACAGGAAATATCAAAAGCGTTCGCGCGCATCCTGAGCAGAGCAGACGTGGATTTCGGCATACTCGGGCAGGATGAAACAGACTCCGGTAACGAAATAAGAAGGCTGGGTGAAGAAGGCCTCTTCGAGCAGGTCTCGCAGAAGAACATCGAGGCCTTCGAGGCGAGGGAATTCAAGGAAATAGTGGCATTTGACCCTCACGCGTTCAATACCATAAAGAACGAATACCCCGGCCATTTGCCGATCGTTCATGCCGGCCAATTGATAGCTCGATTCCTCAGACAGGGAGAAATAAAGCTTTCGGGCGACTATCTGGCCGGTAAGACCGTGACATATCACGATCCGTGCTACCTGGGCCGCCACAACAACATCTACGAAGACCCCCGGTACGTTCTCGGCCAAATACCGGGTATCCGATTGCACGAGATGGAGCGCTCAAGGTCTCGGAGCTTCTGCTGCAGCGGCGGCGGGCTGTTGCTGTGGTACGAAAACGAAGAAGAAAAGGAAAGAATGGGCGAGCGAAGGGTCCACATGGCTGAAGAAGTCGGCGCCCAAGTTATTGTCACAGCATGCCCCTTCTGCCTGATAAACCTCGAAGACGCTATCAAGACCACCGGCAATGAAGGCAAAATGGAAGTGATCGACCTGGTCGAACTGGTAGACCGGTCAATGGCGTGA
- a CDS encoding electron transfer flavoprotein subunit beta/FixA family protein yields MDIVVCMKWIPDTSEAELAVDSGGKDIKKDNLDYDINDWDRFAIEEAVRIKEKVGGKVTVVSVAPEDAEEMLRESLARGADEAYHLWDDTFEGSDGYAVSRILAQFIKGRPHDLILTGTLAEDDGGAQVGGMLAAMLGLPSSALVSKIVIQDSKVTFNRELEGGLYEAVEMDLPAVLAVATGLNEPRFVSIRAVRKVAGMDIPMLDLGEVGLNEAQVGSQGSRIQVEKVFLPPEGEGAEIIKGSPEEAAARVAEILKEKGGIG; encoded by the coding sequence ATGGATATCGTTGTCTGCATGAAATGGATACCGGACACCTCCGAGGCCGAACTGGCCGTTGACAGTGGAGGGAAGGACATCAAGAAGGACAACCTCGACTATGACATCAACGATTGGGACCGGTTTGCCATCGAAGAGGCCGTCCGTATCAAAGAAAAGGTAGGCGGCAAGGTCACGGTCGTGAGCGTCGCACCGGAGGATGCAGAAGAGATGCTTCGAGAAAGCCTCGCACGAGGGGCCGACGAGGCTTATCATCTGTGGGACGACACGTTCGAGGGGTCTGACGGATACGCGGTGTCACGGATCCTCGCACAGTTCATTAAGGGGCGTCCCCATGATCTGATTCTGACCGGCACTCTCGCGGAGGATGACGGCGGAGCGCAGGTCGGCGGAATGCTGGCGGCAATGCTGGGCCTTCCCAGCTCCGCACTGGTTTCCAAGATTGTAATTCAGGACAGCAAGGTCACGTTCAACCGTGAACTTGAAGGGGGCTTGTACGAGGCGGTTGAAATGGACCTCCCGGCTGTGCTGGCTGTCGCCACCGGACTGAATGAGCCGCGATTCGTCTCGATCCGTGCGGTGCGCAAAGTCGCTGGTATGGACATCCCAATGCTGGATCTGGGTGAAGTAGGCCTTAACGAAGCTCAAGTAGGATCTCAGGGCTCCAGGATTCAGGTCGAAAAGGTCTTTCTGCCGCCTGAAGGCGAAGGCGCGGAAATAATCAAGGGCAGCCCGGAGGAAGCTGCTGCGCGGGTTGCCGAGATCCTGAAAGAGAAGGGAGGTATCGGTTGA
- a CDS encoding electron transfer flavoprotein subunit alpha/FixB family protein — MKQIFVLAEHRKQQLRDTTWEAIAAGRKVAGEFGAELSCILLASNPDGMADQLAKECPKVLVVDDPKFETFNSDSFIKALTPILKDRGPFMLIMGNSNSVIDLAPGLSVALDAALATDCFGLEVQDGKLQALRQIYSYKVNSVVSFKDAERVVVTLRAGSFPFTPVAGQTGAVEKIASPLGAEPLRKRFLNYVEAEKGDVDIASADIIVSLGRGIGDEPEMEAFESLAETMGGVLACSRPIVDKSILPKYHQVGTSGVEVKPKVYLALGISGAFQHIGGIKGSPLIIAINKDPRAPIFRVAQYGIVGDLHQVVPALEAKIKELKK; from the coding sequence ATGAAACAGATATTCGTCCTGGCTGAGCATCGGAAGCAGCAGTTAAGAGATACCACTTGGGAAGCCATTGCAGCGGGCCGAAAGGTTGCAGGAGAATTCGGAGCGGAGCTTTCCTGCATTTTGCTGGCAAGCAATCCTGACGGTATGGCAGACCAGTTGGCTAAAGAATGCCCGAAAGTCCTTGTGGTGGATGATCCCAAGTTCGAGACCTTCAACTCCGACTCGTTCATCAAGGCGCTGACGCCCATTCTGAAGGATCGCGGACCATTCATGCTCATTATGGGCAATTCCAACTCGGTCATCGATTTGGCTCCCGGCCTCTCTGTAGCTCTGGACGCGGCCCTGGCGACGGATTGTTTCGGGCTGGAAGTTCAGGACGGCAAACTCCAGGCCCTGCGTCAGATATACAGCTACAAAGTCAATTCCGTAGTCTCTTTCAAAGACGCGGAAAGAGTGGTTGTGACACTCCGTGCCGGCTCCTTCCCCTTCACTCCTGTCGCGGGACAGACCGGCGCTGTGGAAAAGATCGCTTCTCCCCTGGGCGCTGAGCCTCTGCGCAAGCGATTCCTTAACTACGTGGAAGCCGAAAAGGGCGATGTGGACATCGCATCCGCAGATATAATTGTCTCTCTGGGCCGCGGCATCGGCGACGAGCCTGAAATGGAAGCGTTCGAGTCCCTGGCCGAAACCATGGGAGGCGTGCTGGCCTGTTCCCGTCCCATCGTAGACAAGAGTATCCTGCCCAAATACCACCAGGTGGGCACTTCCGGCGTGGAAGTCAAACCCAAGGTGTACCTCGCTCTCGGGATCAGCGGCGCATTCCAACATATCGGCGGAATCAAAGGCTCTCCCCTCATCATAGCCATCAACAAAGACCCCCGCGCTCCGATCTTTCGCGTGGCCCAATACGGCATAGTCGGCGACCTCCACCAGGTCGTCCCCGCCCTGGAAGCGAAGATAAAAGAGCTGAAGAAGTAG
- a CDS encoding transposase: MGRSRYKQVEGHQTYFATCTVIGWLPLFTKPELAEVVLSALKFLHEEDRLALHAYVLMENHLHLIGTANDFSNELRNFKSFTAKKIVELLRVSGSSFYLTQMHFLKKHHKTNQTYQVWQEGSHLIAIVNEEALRQKTEYIHFNPVRRGYVNYPEHWRYSSAQDYCGQTGLVPVEVIF; the protein is encoded by the coding sequence ATGGGCCGAAGTCGATACAAACAGGTAGAGGGACACCAGACATACTTTGCGACCTGCACCGTAATTGGTTGGCTCCCTCTGTTCACAAAGCCCGAATTAGCCGAAGTTGTACTTAGTGCATTGAAGTTCCTTCACGAGGAAGATCGCCTCGCTCTGCATGCTTACGTCCTCATGGAGAATCACCTTCATTTAATTGGGACTGCGAATGACTTCTCCAATGAACTGAGAAACTTTAAATCATTCACCGCGAAAAAGATTGTCGAATTGCTGAGGGTTTCTGGGAGTTCATTCTATTTAACGCAAATGCATTTTTTGAAGAAACACCATAAAACAAACCAGACTTATCAGGTATGGCAAGAAGGCTCTCATCTCATAGCCATCGTAAATGAAGAAGCACTCAGGCAGAAGACAGAGTACATTCACTTCAACCCGGTAAGAAGGGGCTACGTGAACTATCCGGAGCATTGGAGGTACTCCAGTGCTCAGGACTATTGCGGCCAAACAGGCCTGGTCCCGGTTGAGGTAATATTCTGA